The Streptomyces sp. RKAG293 genome includes a region encoding these proteins:
- a CDS encoding ABC transporter permease yields MSIEGSAYGTGTMTVAPWIDIAVPAVALAAVVATALAPALRAGRLRTVEAIAVGRAPRAGRGRLVRQLLGRLPLPRPVSLGLANPFARPGRSGTMAAAVIFGTVGVTFGVGLALSLNGIESGLDQRTAGDVLVRTMGPPPDDAGGGTGPNRAGNLTNEGRTAPVRIVGEALDLRDEGMSILTDNASLAGLGTVVAPESVEFHIDLAPGTDPQGYLRALNTALQPLGTTAERNSTQTSSTVIAMDTLAALLTLMLVAVAGLGVLNTVVLDTRERVHDFGVFKALGMSPRQTVTMVITSVAGIGLVAGVVGVPVGIALHDYVLPVMGDAAGTRFPAQDLAVYHLPVLVPLFLGGLVIATAGALLPAGWAAGTRTATALRTE; encoded by the coding sequence ATGAGCATCGAGGGCAGCGCCTACGGCACCGGGACCATGACGGTCGCGCCGTGGATCGACATCGCCGTGCCCGCCGTCGCCCTCGCCGCGGTCGTCGCCACCGCGCTGGCCCCCGCCCTGCGCGCCGGGCGGCTGCGTACGGTCGAGGCGATCGCCGTCGGCCGGGCTCCGCGGGCCGGGCGCGGGCGGCTGGTCCGGCAGCTGCTCGGCCGGCTGCCGCTGCCGCGCCCGGTGAGCCTCGGCCTGGCCAACCCCTTCGCCCGGCCCGGGCGGTCGGGCACGATGGCCGCGGCCGTGATCTTCGGAACGGTCGGGGTCACCTTCGGCGTCGGGCTCGCCCTGTCGCTCAACGGCATCGAGAGCGGCCTCGACCAGCGAACGGCCGGCGACGTCCTCGTCCGGACCATGGGTCCGCCCCCCGACGACGCCGGAGGGGGAACGGGGCCGAACAGGGCCGGGAACCTGACCAACGAGGGCCGCACGGCCCCGGTACGGATAGTCGGCGAGGCCCTCGACCTGCGGGACGAAGGGATGAGCATCCTGACCGACAACGCGTCCCTGGCCGGTCTCGGCACCGTCGTCGCCCCGGAGTCGGTCGAGTTCCACATCGACCTCGCGCCGGGCACCGACCCGCAGGGCTATCTGCGGGCGCTCAACACCGCCCTGCAGCCGCTCGGAACCACCGCCGAGCGCAACTCCACACAGACCAGCAGCACGGTGATCGCCATGGACACGCTGGCCGCGCTGCTCACCCTGATGCTCGTCGCGGTGGCGGGCCTGGGCGTACTGAACACGGTCGTACTCGACACCCGCGAACGCGTCCATGACTTCGGGGTGTTCAAGGCCCTGGGCATGTCGCCGCGGCAGACGGTCACGATGGTCATCACCTCGGTCGCCGGGATCGGACTGGTCGCCGGTGTGGTCGGGGTCCCGGTCGGCATCGCGCTGCACGACTACGTGCTGCCGGTGATGGGTGACGCCGCCGGTACGAGGTTCCCGGCGCAGGACCTCGCCGTCTATCACCTTCCGGTGCTGGTCCCGCTCTTCCTGGGCGGACTGGTCATCGCGACCGCGGGCGCGCTGCTCCCCGCCGGATGGGCCGCCGGGACCCGCACCGCGACGGCGCTGCGCACCGAGTAG
- a CDS encoding serine aminopeptidase domain-containing protein, translating into MVLLSHGTGGSALDLAWLAEPLAEAGYLVAGVDHHGNNSVDGYLPEGFVFAWERPRDLAFLLRELERERDIGPVGTAGFSLGGFTAAAMVGARLAPDRLRAVVRGLVPVPPLPEFPDLLAALHTRVPDDMLERLLEQSGVDTSLPQVRAAFLICPAIGQLVDEESLAGIDRPVAIRWGGADDNAPGPENALRYGEFIPGADVRSAGEDVGHYAFANDDAADAPVRARVAADAVEFFTRHLPTGPQF; encoded by the coding sequence GTGGTGTTGCTTTCCCATGGCACCGGCGGCAGCGCTCTTGACCTGGCCTGGCTCGCGGAGCCGCTGGCCGAGGCGGGATATCTGGTCGCGGGTGTCGATCACCACGGCAACAACTCCGTGGACGGCTACCTGCCCGAGGGGTTCGTGTTCGCCTGGGAACGTCCGCGCGACCTCGCTTTCCTGTTGAGGGAGCTGGAGCGGGAACGGGATATCGGCCCGGTGGGAACAGCGGGATTCTCCCTCGGCGGTTTCACCGCAGCTGCCATGGTCGGCGCGCGGCTCGCACCGGATCGGCTGCGCGCGGTCGTCCGGGGACTCGTCCCGGTGCCTCCGCTGCCGGAGTTCCCCGACCTGCTCGCGGCCCTGCACACCCGGGTACCGGACGACATGTTGGAGCGGCTGCTCGAGCAGTCAGGCGTGGACACCTCGCTCCCGCAGGTCCGCGCGGCGTTTCTGATCTGTCCCGCCATCGGACAGCTGGTCGACGAGGAGAGCCTTGCCGGGATCGACCGCCCCGTCGCCATCCGCTGGGGAGGCGCGGACGACAACGCCCCAGGACCGGAGAACGCCCTGCGCTACGGAGAGTTCATCCCGGGTGCGGACGTCCGCTCCGCCGGCGAGGACGTGGGGCATTACGCCTTCGCCAACGACGACGCGGCGGACGCACCCGTACGTGCTCGGGTCGCGGCCGACGCCGTCGAGTTCTTCACCCGTCACCTGCCGACGGGTCCTCAGTTCTGA
- a CDS encoding ribonuclease H, with amino-acid sequence MERVIGACDGAAKGNPGPAAWAFVVADAQGRPQRWQAGPLGHSTNNVGELTALEQLLTATDPAVPLEVRLDSTYTRDAATKWLVAWKKNGWKTAAGKPVANREIIQRIDALLTGRDVEFVYVPAHQVNGDPLNAIADKAASDAAISQQASSGTGAELPVPDAAAQSPDGPRSGRKAAASKPRTGKASSGTIEARYPGRCHCSGSYAKGELIAKVAGGWGHAACAEAAGRS; translated from the coding sequence ATGGAACGCGTTATTGGAGCATGTGACGGAGCCGCCAAGGGGAACCCGGGCCCGGCGGCGTGGGCCTTCGTGGTCGCGGACGCCCAGGGACGGCCGCAGCGCTGGCAGGCGGGGCCGCTGGGGCACTCGACGAACAACGTCGGTGAGCTGACGGCGCTCGAGCAGCTCCTGACCGCGACGGATCCGGCCGTGCCCCTGGAGGTCCGGCTGGACTCCACCTACACCCGTGACGCCGCCACCAAGTGGCTGGTCGCCTGGAAGAAGAACGGCTGGAAGACCGCCGCCGGGAAGCCGGTGGCGAACCGGGAGATCATTCAGCGCATCGACGCCCTGCTGACCGGCCGCGACGTCGAGTTCGTGTACGTTCCCGCGCACCAGGTGAACGGGGATCCGCTCAACGCGATCGCCGACAAGGCCGCCAGCGACGCCGCGATCAGCCAGCAGGCGAGCAGCGGTACCGGCGCCGAACTCCCCGTGCCGGATGCCGCGGCCCAGTCCCCGGACGGTCCGCGCTCCGGTCGCAAGGCCGCCGCGTCGAAGCCGCGGACCGGCAAGGCCTCCTCCGGCACCATCGAGGCGAGGTACCCCGGACGGTGCCACTGCTCCGGCTCCTACGCCAAGGGCGAGTTGATCGCCAAGGTGGCGGGCGGCTGGGGCCACGCCGCCTGCGCGGAGGCGGCGGGCAGAAGCTGA
- a CDS encoding MoxR family ATPase: MPTSTPFAATDTLSDPVRTPQLDVAGDLLTLLRDATTEPRPDNQLEALTLAVAADLPVLLWGEPGIGKTAALTQLAAALDLPLTTVIASVHEPSDFSGLPVIGDDPAEQGVPMAPPDWAVRLVRAGRGLLFLDELSTAPPAVQAALLRLVLERRIGSLQLPPGVRIVAAANPRSSAADGWELSPPLANRFVHLHWTHDHEVVVRGLGGTWPRATLPLLDPERLPEAVDFARRAVCGLLSARPALVHRLPSSETRRGGAWPSPRSWEMTLCLIAFATAAGSSREVLSLLVRGTVGDGPGLELLASLDRMDLPDPETLLADPASAVLPERGDLRQAVLDGVVDSVRKRPEKSRWNAAWEILARAVETGAPDLVVVPAATLAALRREDWDVPASIEGLAGAVTMSRRADEAAARASVTTKVGR; the protein is encoded by the coding sequence ATGCCCACATCCACGCCGTTCGCTGCCACCGACACCCTCTCCGACCCGGTTCGCACCCCCCAACTCGACGTCGCAGGCGACCTGCTGACGCTGCTGCGCGACGCGACCACCGAACCGCGCCCCGACAACCAGCTGGAGGCCCTGACGCTTGCGGTGGCCGCCGACCTGCCCGTCCTCCTGTGGGGTGAGCCGGGGATCGGCAAGACCGCGGCCCTGACGCAGCTCGCCGCGGCGCTGGACCTGCCGCTGACCACCGTGATCGCCAGCGTGCACGAGCCGTCGGACTTCTCCGGGCTGCCCGTCATCGGAGATGATCCCGCGGAGCAGGGGGTCCCGATGGCCCCGCCGGACTGGGCCGTACGCCTGGTCCGGGCGGGCCGGGGACTGCTGTTCCTGGACGAACTGTCCACCGCGCCGCCGGCCGTTCAGGCCGCCCTGCTCCGCCTCGTGCTGGAGCGGCGGATCGGCTCCCTGCAACTGCCTCCCGGGGTCAGGATCGTGGCCGCCGCCAATCCGCGGTCCTCGGCCGCCGACGGCTGGGAGCTGAGCCCGCCGCTGGCCAACCGTTTCGTCCACCTTCACTGGACCCACGACCACGAGGTCGTGGTGCGCGGTCTGGGCGGGACCTGGCCCCGGGCGACCCTGCCGCTGCTCGACCCGGAAAGGCTGCCGGAGGCCGTGGACTTCGCCCGTCGCGCGGTGTGCGGGCTGCTGTCCGCCCGCCCCGCGCTCGTGCACCGGCTGCCCAGCAGTGAAACGCGCCGTGGCGGTGCCTGGCCGTCACCCCGGAGCTGGGAGATGACGCTGTGCCTCATCGCCTTCGCGACCGCGGCCGGCTCCTCCCGGGAGGTGCTCTCCCTGCTGGTGAGAGGCACCGTGGGAGACGGTCCGGGGCTGGAGCTGCTGGCGAGCCTGGACCGGATGGACCTCCCGGACCCCGAGACGCTGCTCGCCGACCCCGCGAGTGCCGTGCTGCCCGAGCGGGGAGATCTGCGCCAGGCCGTGCTCGACGGCGTGGTGGACTCGGTCCGCAAGCGCCCCGAGAAGTCCCGCTGGAACGCGGCGTGGGAGATCCTGGCCCGGGCGGTGGAGACCGGGGCCCCGGACCTGGTGGTCGTCCCCGCTGCCACGCTCGCGGCCTTGCGCCGGGAGGACTGGGACGTTCCGGCGTCGATCGAGGGGCTCGCCGGAGCGGTGACCATGTCCCGGCGGGCGGACGAGGCGGCGGCCCGGGCCTCGGTCACCACGAAGGTCGGCCGGTGA
- a CDS encoding VWA-like domain-containing protein produces the protein MIPDATGTLDLDKLFTARLHAARARPYLATALFALHPVESQRVPTMAVDRHWRCYISPGFVDRTPVEELAGVWVHEVSHLLRDHHGRSDRVAREQGLTGPGERLRMNIAADCEINDDAFGDGLVRPEGAVEPGSLGLPEGKLMEDYLPRFSLGPLTLAAAWLDCGSGADGLDREWDLGPDGAHGLSEQERDAVRFRVAQGITGRPGNTPEGWKRWAEEAFHPPQPWRELLGAAVRSAASGTGAGEDYSYGRPSRRSTAVPGTVLPSLRRRPPRVSVVIDTSASVSDAELGSALLEVSAISRAVGGRRDLITVVPCDAAARIVHPLCQGEGIPLLGGGGTDLRTGFAKALRAQSRPDVIVVLTDGQTPWPSTRPPCRTVVGLFPRQRSVRSWDRQDDPDYVPDTPPDWARVVNIGAA, from the coding sequence GTGATCCCGGACGCGACGGGGACCCTGGACCTCGACAAACTCTTCACGGCCCGGCTGCACGCCGCCCGGGCCCGGCCGTACCTGGCGACCGCCCTGTTCGCCCTGCACCCCGTCGAGTCGCAACGGGTACCCACCATGGCCGTCGACCGGCACTGGCGGTGCTACATCTCGCCGGGGTTCGTGGACCGGACGCCGGTGGAGGAGCTGGCAGGGGTGTGGGTGCACGAGGTCTCGCACCTCCTGCGCGACCACCACGGGCGCAGCGACCGGGTCGCGCGGGAGCAAGGACTCACCGGCCCCGGGGAACGGCTGCGGATGAACATCGCCGCGGACTGCGAGATCAACGACGACGCGTTCGGCGACGGACTGGTCCGGCCCGAAGGTGCCGTCGAACCGGGCTCCTTGGGGCTGCCGGAAGGCAAGCTCATGGAGGACTATCTCCCCCGGTTCAGCCTCGGGCCGCTCACCCTGGCCGCGGCCTGGCTGGACTGCGGCAGTGGCGCCGACGGGCTGGACCGGGAGTGGGACCTGGGGCCGGACGGCGCGCACGGCCTCAGCGAGCAGGAACGGGACGCGGTCCGGTTCCGGGTGGCGCAGGGCATCACCGGCCGTCCGGGGAACACCCCGGAGGGGTGGAAACGGTGGGCGGAGGAGGCTTTCCATCCGCCGCAGCCGTGGCGGGAGTTGCTGGGAGCGGCGGTCCGCTCGGCCGCCTCCGGTACCGGCGCGGGCGAGGACTACAGCTACGGCCGGCCGTCGCGGCGCTCGACCGCGGTCCCCGGCACCGTGCTGCCGAGCCTCCGGCGCAGACCGCCCAGGGTCTCCGTGGTCATCGACACGTCCGCGTCGGTCAGTGACGCCGAGCTGGGCAGCGCGCTCCTCGAGGTCTCCGCGATCTCCCGTGCCGTGGGCGGCCGTCGCGACCTGATCACCGTGGTGCCGTGCGACGCGGCGGCCCGCATCGTGCACCCGCTGTGCCAGGGCGAGGGCATCCCACTGCTGGGCGGTGGGGGAACGGATCTGCGCACGGGTTTCGCCAAGGCGCTCCGGGCGCAGTCCCGGCCGGACGTCATCGTGGTCCTGACCGACGGCCAGACGCCCTGGCCGAGCACCCGGCCGCCGTGCCGGACGGTGGTGGGTCTGTTCCCCCGGCAGCGTTCGGTCCGGTCCTGGGACCGGCAGGACGATCCCGACTACGTACCGGACACCCCGCCCGACTGGGCACGCGTGGTGAACATCGGGGCTGCCTGA